A stretch of DNA from Mycobacterium senriense:
CAGTGGGTGCGGGCCCGCGGATTGTCGGTGTATCTCTTGGTTTTCACGGGAGCCCAGGCTTTCGGCTCGTACCTCTGGGGCGCCATCGCCACCCGGGCGGGGCTTGATCTCGCCCTCATCTTGTCGGCCGGGTTCCTGGGCGCCGCCGCCCTCAGCGTCGCCGTTCTCCCCTTGCGGCCGTCCACCGGAAAGCTCAGCCGCGACATCTCCAGGGCGTGGCCGTCGCCCATGGTCGTCTTCGAACCCTGCCCCAACGACGGACCGGTCCTGGTGGCCATCCGCTATCGGGTGGCGGCGGACAAACTTCAGGAGTTCGTCAAGGCGATGAGCGCCGTGCGGCGATCGCGGCTGCGCACCGGTGGACACAGCTGGCGGCTGTATCACAGCATCGAAGAGCCCGACGCGGTCCTCGAGAGGTTCACCGTGCCGTCCTGGACCGAGTTTCAGCACCAGCACACCGAGCGCTGGCTGGAGTCCGACCACGACGGTGTGGCGACGGCGGTCAGCTACACCGTCGACAGCACCCGGCAACACGAGTACTACCTGGCGCTGCGGGTGCACCGATGATCCAGCTGCTGTTCTCCTACGGCACGCTGCAACAACCCGAGGTCCAGCGCGCGACGTTCGGCCGCGAGCTCACCGGCCACCGCGACGCGATCGTCGGCTACGACCTGGATTTCGTCACCATCACCGACCCGCACGTCGTCGCGACCAGCGGCAGCGACCGCCATCCCATTTTGCGGCCCTCCGACCGGGCCGACGCGCACGTGGACGGGCTGGTGTTCGCCATCAGCGAAACCGATCTGGCGGCCGCCGACGAGTACGAGGTGGACGACTACCGCCGCATCGAGGTGCCGCTGAGATCGGGCGCGACGGCGTGGGTGTACGTCTTGGGCGGCTGACTAGCTGGGTCGGCAGGTGACCGTGGTGGTGGCGTCCTGCTGCGCGACCACCTGGCCGTCCACGGCGATCTCGCAGTGGAACTGGGCGGGGCCGTTGCCCGAATCCGGCCAGTGCAGCATGCCGCTGGCGGTGATGCTCGCAAACTGGTTCGGGTTCGCCAGGGTGGCGGTGTAGGTGACCGGCGCTCCGGCGCTGAGCGGGGCCT
This window harbors:
- a CDS encoding gamma-glutamylcyclotransferase family protein, producing the protein MIQLLFSYGTLQQPEVQRATFGRELTGHRDAIVGYDLDFVTITDPHVVATSGSDRHPILRPSDRADAHVDGLVFAISETDLAAADEYEVDDYRRIEVPLRSGATAWVYVLGG